The segment CACCCTACGGTAACCGACTTGATGCTCTAATTGTGTCCATATCCaaaagaagaagaggaggaagaaaaAGACAATGACGAGTGGGTTTCTTTTGTCATTCTCTTTGGAATAGATTTTGGGAGTGCTGTTGTTGAAGTTAAAAAAAGAATTGAACCCAAAAAGTAAAGGGAGCACCTAGATCAAAAGAAGTAGGGGTTTGGTTCCCGTCAGCCCCTACTACCCACGACTCGCAAGTTCGCAGCTCGCTCTTCGTCTCGCTCGCCGCCGCTCGCGTTTCCTGACTTCCGTGGCTGTTGCTTTGCTCGCCGGTGAGCCGTGAGATGGTTGCCGCTCGCTCGCTCGGCTCGGCCCAGCCACGCGAATGGGCACCAGCACCAGAGACCTCAGTTGCATGCCATATCCTGAGTCCTGACCTTGGCGCTTGGCGGTCTCCAGGTCCAGCTAAGCGCGGCTCCGTGGACGCTAGATCTGCCGGGATGGCGGGCTCTGGCCTGACACGGCGAGCCGGCGACGCCCCGCCACTGCGAGTCTGCGAGTGTTCCGTCTGTCCGTCCGACATCCTCTAGGTTCCAGCACTCCATTGCGACTCCTCCGGCCGCCGGCTTCCCACTGCATCTGGCCATCTCCAGTAAGTACTGTAGAGACTGGTAGAGATTTGCTGTGAAATTTATGTTGCCGTGTACATTTGCAGATGCTTGAAATGGTGATTTTGATTTGTgtttttgtgatttttttttgaaagaaaggtATCCGCCGCTTTATATATAGAGCATATAGCGTAACGATACATGAACCGAGCAGCGTGTTGGCGCGCCCGTCAAGAGCAAAACGAAAAGCCTTAAGGCCAGCTTACAAATCTTTGCTAGACAAACTATCACCACACACTCCAGCGGAACGATGATTAGCTCAGGCAAATGCAGAGAGTCACAACGCTGGAGGTGACCAAAGCCTGAACATTGGATTGAACCCACTATGATGTATCTTGCCTCCACTTGATCTGTGGCATCGCATTGGCCCTGCTTACCAGCTGTTGGATCACCACCTCCAATTTCTCCTTGATTTCCAGCTTGAACTTCGCCAACCATCTTCTGAGCATCCTTCCAAGACTTACTATCACCGGCTTCATTCCCAACCAAATAGTTCCCTGAAAACACAAGTCATTCCGTAATTTCCAAATTGTACATAGGACAGGGACAGCAGAGGAAACAACATTCATAACTGAATGTCTCTTATTAGCAATCCACAGGTTAGCCACGGATTCAAAATCTTTTCCAATATTCCATTCTAAAATGACACTTACAATCATCCACAGATTAGATGAAACACAACAATCAAAAAACAGATGCCAAATAGTTTCCTGTTCTGAATAGAAGCAAGTTTTACCATTCACTTCTCTCCTTTTGGCAAGTTTATCTGTAGTAAACAGTTTATGAATGGAGCATACATCTGGTGTGTCTTTTTTATTTGGCTTGTTTTTTTGTTTCTGAACTGTTTTGTGAATTTGTGATTCAGCTTATGAACATTTGTCTGGTGTCTttcttttgggttttttttggTGTGAACTGTTTACCAAATTTTTACTGAACCTTTTACCAAATTTATATCGAATTATACTATATATTGGATAATAAACTTCTAGTTAGGCATACCCTAAATTTTAAATCCTGGGTCGATGGAAGGTACAGAGTCACCACTATCATTATTTGCTTTGAGATAATAATGATAGAGCCTAGTGCTAGAAGATGGAATGTGTAGTATCACCACGACACCACTACCATTACTCATGATGCAATAATTATAGTAGTAACTCATTTTGTATCAACACTATATAATGAGAAGGAAAGCCAGAGGCTTAGTACGGCGAAAAATATTTAGTTTCACTTGCTCCACCTAGTGCATGGTGAGCCGGAATGCTGGGTTCGGCTCCATGGCGCCGTCATTGCCGTCACCCCACAGCATCATGTCTGTCCTTGGCATCAACGCAATAAGACCCCAAACCGCACATCGGCAGTCCAGATGTCGTCCTACTGTAGCCATCATTTTTGTATACGaaagaagaattatattatattatagctGGGTATACATCACGTTATAAGCACTCTAGAATACACTTTGTACCGACGCTGTGAATAGCTCCAAATCTCAAATCCAAACCTAACAGTATAGGTGAACACTTGGTAAAAGGCTTGAGAACATATTCCAACGAACAACGACCAATATTCTTGCAGGCAGAGTTAAGaaacttctttttctttctgccACCGAAGAATGAAGAAGACTGATATGAAACTTATTCTACCTAGTCTTTCACCGTGACCAGATCTAACTACAACAAAACGGAGAAGAGATCAGAGAAAATTATTCCATGGCGGTGACATCATCTCTGCCTTGATGTCACCGTTCAAAGAAAAGTCTCCATGTCATCATGCCAGGAAGTTGTTAATGTCGTAATTGTTGCCCTCGTTTTCAACAGAGGCACCATGGAGAAAACAAATGCACCCTACCTCCTCCTCATCTCctgagggaggaggaggaggaggaggagataaCTCCCCAATACCAAGAAACTTGGCATGGAGAGACTCTAACCCTAAGGTCTCAATCTACTAGAAAAACTTATTAAAAAAATGATGGATCCTCTGGCGAGATGCTGGAGGAGGAAGCGAGGGGGATCAGCGATGATGGATGCAAGGGCGGCGACGCTAGGGCGAGTCGCAAGGTTGCAACCGTCATTGGGGACGTGTTTGAAGACGATTGCAGCCTCGCGACTCCGCCTAGTGTTGCCGTCATCAGGGGACGCACGAAAGACTATCCACGATGACCCGCCGCAGTAGTTCTTCGGGAGGACGGACGCAGTACTCGCCAATTGTGGAATTGGTCATGGGCGTCAGTGCTTCAGTAGTTTATCTGTATTGTGCCATTGCTGAGCGTGTAGTATAGGTGTTCAGGCTTGTCTAAGGAGACGATCGTTTCGCCGTTGCCGCCATTGGTGTATGCCTGCTGCTAGGCGCTATCTGGGTCGTCGTTGACGATCTAGAGGTCCACGTAGAGGATAACGTCGCTGTCCGCTTGGACTCCTAGGCCGAACCGCTCTAGGGTGCATTATGTCCACAAGTTGGACACGAGCTTCCTGTACGACTGTCCTAGTCCCACCAGGAGCGTCTCTTGGTTGCGCAAAGCTCTGCCACAGCACGGTGCCACCGTCCGCGAGGAGCTGGAGGTCGCCGGAGTTGAGGAACGGGAAGACGGGTGTGCGCTTGCCGCTAGAGTTGACGGGCGGCGTCCACAACATGTTGTCGCTGCCGTTGGTGCTAAACTATCCATGAGTGCGAGTTGCCTGCCCTCCATGTTGTTGAATGCTAAGAGCGCACCGTGCCGTGTTGAGCGGCTTCACTGGTGGGAGTTAGTTTGTGAATGTTGTGGCGTAGCTTTTTGCAGTCTTGGTTTTCTCAAATTGGCAACGGTTTTAGGGACACTATTCTACTTTACATACAACGTTGGAGCATGTCTCTTGGGTGCGTAAAGCTCCACCATAGCACGGTGTCGCTGTCTGCGAGGAGCCGGAGGATGCCAGAGTTGAGGAGCACGAGCACATAGGCAGCATCTGCGGCACGTTGTTGCTTCTCTTGGCACGGCATCGCCCACGAGCGCGAGCTGCCCGGCCGCCATGATGCTGTGGCGAGCGGCGTTGCTTTGCGAATGCTGTGGCATAGCGTTGCTGCACTAGTGGCACCCGGTAGTGGCAAGCCTTCCATGGTCCACATGGACGGTTTAGGGCTACTATTCTACTGGAGTGCACGACAACTAATCCGGATACGATAGATGTCTCCAAGCAAGAACCAACCACTAATTCGACCTGTTTCAGGGATACCAATGAAATAGAATCGACAATGGTTTTAGGGATCCTATAATTTAGTCAAAGCAATAATTTTTGTGTATCCCTTCCCTTGACACATGCACCTTTCTATATATATAACTCGGTCAAGCGGTAACCTCGCTGCAGAACAGGAGTAGCCGAGAAGACGAAAGCGGCTATGGCGGCTCACAATCGCAGTCGAAGCCCCGAGTCAACTCGCCGTCGTGCTCATCTTCATCGCTCTCTCAAGCCATCCAAGCCCAACCAACACCATCCTCGTGAACGTTGTCGACAAACCGCAGGCCACCCGTTGCCAGGATGCAATTTCGCTATGGTGTGGCCGACAGGGCTTGCGACGCGGGCGATCCTGACCGGCTTCGACGCCGGCCTCTCGGCGCGTGGCCTCGCAGATGACTTGGAGCATGTGGCAGGCACGGTCTGGCGCTGCCGGGTCAAGACTTCCATCACGCCGCCTAAGTCCTACCCGGACTTCCATCTACCTGCCATCCTTGCTGCCGCGGTGCTCCACCCGGACGGGCCGTCGCGGCACGGTCGCGTGGCCCCTCACGCCTTCGTCCACTTCGAGCAGCTCAAGGCTGCGAACCACGCCGGTGACTTCTTCAAGATGCGAATCTCTGCGCAGAACACCTACCTACTACATGGCCGAGCGGCCTGCCCGCGAGACGGTGGCACCGACATGAGGCGCCCGATGCTCTTCCCGGACTCGTGTGTCGAGTTTGGCGACATCGTGCCGCCCGACACCTTCTTCGTCGCCTGGCGCGGGACCGACCACTCCGCCTCGGCAGTTGACTTCATCGTCGACCCGTCCGTCGGTTGCTGCCGGCTGCTGTTCTCTCGCGACACTGCCTTCACGTTCCCCGACCTCTGCCGTCGCCCCACAGTGGTGCTGTGCTGTGACATCAAGCTCGAGTTCTCCGTCAGCAATGTCGCTGAGGTCCTGGTGTTCGAGGCTGATGACTCGCTGATCCTACGGCTCTCGGCCGCGCCCCTCGTGTACTACCGCACGGCAGGCGACGACGTCCAAGATCGCGTGCCCTTCCACCTGATCGACACTGACGACGACCCGTGGATACGAACCACCGATGTCACCCCAAGTGGTGCAATCGGCCGGTGCTCGGCGTATCGGGTCTCCTTCGGAGCAATGTTCTGGCCAACTATGAGGACCGCACTGAAGTACATGGAGAGGCAGGGGGTGCCTGTTGACGTTCGAGATAGCCGTTGGCTGGGGTTCACCGTGCTTGAGGAGCCGGACTTCGGGCGGCCAATGCAGCACGTGTTCTTCTCCCTGCGGCAAGATGAAGACCTGTGGTTTCCGGAGCTGTACTTGGTTAATGTGCTGATCCACAATAGGATAGTCAATCTGCACCAGCTGACGTCTGAGTTCTTCAGTTTGCTGAGGAGAGCACATGAAGATGTCAATGTTGCTGCGTTGACAGAATTGTTTGGTGCAAAGCTTCAAGTTTGTAGTAATCCATGCTCGAGGTTGAAGAACGCGCAGGATAGGGCGACCAAGAATCTCAATCTTCTCTTTCATGGCAGCAGCAGAAAGCTTGGTGATTTCAATGCTGAGGTGCGAAGGCTGATCATCACTCCCACCAGGACATACTGTATGCCACCTCAACTGGAGCGCTCTAACCGCGTTACCCGGCATTATCATCAATTGTCAGATCGCTTCTTGAGAGTTGCTTTTGTGGATGAGGGTATGCTGCCACTGAACGCTAATGCATTGAGCCTCCAAGTGGTGCCTCTTGTTAAGGACTTGATGTCCAGCCCTACCCAACAGATGACAACAGTTTACAGGCGTGTCCAAACAATCTTGACAGAGGGATTCACCATGTGCGGCAGGAAATACTCGTTCCTTGCATTTTCAACGAGCCAGCTGAAGCAAAAGTCAGCTTGGTTCTTTGCTGAGGATGGAACAACAACTGTCGCAAGCATGAAGGAGTGGATGGGGCAGTTCCCGATTAGGAATCCTGCAAAGCACGCTGCTCGAATGGGGCTGTGCTTCACATCTTCGTATGCAACGGTGACAATGCAGCCTTGTGAGGTCGATGAGTATCTTGAGGATGTCATTCATAATGGATACAATTTCTCTGATGGAATTGGGATGATCACGCAGGACCTCGCGTTGGAAGTTGCCAAGAGGTTACAACTAACAGATATCTACGCCCCATCCACATACCAGATTAGATATGCAGGGTTCAAGGGTGTTGTAGCTGTCTCGACGGGACAAAATGATGGGATGCGGATGTCTCTTAGGCCAAGCATGAGGAAGTTTGAGTCTGCACACTCTGTGTTAGAAGTGCTGTCCTGGACAAAGTTTCAGCCATCTTTCTTGAACCGCCAGATTATAACATTGCTGACCAGCTTGGGTGTCCCGGATGCTGTTTTTTGGCAAATGCAGGAAGCGATGCTAGGTAATCTCAAAAGGATTTTATCAGACAACAATGTGGCGTATGAGGTCGTGACAAACTCATGTCCTGAGCATGGAAGTACTGCAGGACTGATGCTGAGTGCTGGCTTTGCTCCTGCAACTGAGCCACACCTGAGGGCAATGCTATTGGCCATCTGCGCCTCACAGATGCAGGGTCTTTTGGATAAAACAAGGATTTTTGTGCCAAAGGGAAGGTGGTTGATGGGCTGTCTTGATGAACTTGGGATCCTTGAGCAAGGACAATGTTTTATCCAGGTCTCAACACCATCACTCAACAACTGTTACGTGAACCGTGGTTCGATATTTCCATCGGAATACAAAAATAATGCAGAGATTATTGTTGGTACAGTTGTAATGGCGAAGAACCCATGCCTTCATCCAGGGGATGTTCGTATCCTTGAAGCGGTGGATGTCCCTGAACTGCATCACCTTGTTGATTGCTTGGTCTTCCCCCAAAAAGGGGAGAGACCACACGCCAATGAAG is part of the Sorghum bicolor cultivar BTx623 chromosome 10, Sorghum_bicolor_NCBIv3, whole genome shotgun sequence genome and harbors:
- the LOC8058444 gene encoding probable RNA-dependent RNA polymerase SHL2 produces the protein MAAHNRSRSPESTRRRAHLHRSLKPSKPNQHHPRERCRQTAGHPLPGCNFAMVWPTGLATRAILTGFDAGLSARGLADDLEHVAGTVWRCRVKTSITPPKSYPDFHLPAILAAAVLHPDGPSRHGRVAPHAFVHFEQLKAANHAGDFFKMRISAQNTYLLHGRAACPRDGGTDMRRPMLFPDSCVEFGDIVPPDTFFVAWRGTDHSASAVDFIVDPSVGCCRLLFSRDTAFTFPDLCRRPTVVLCCDIKLEFSVSNVAEVLVFEADDSLILRLSAAPLVYYRTAGDDVQDRVPFHLIDTDDDPWIRTTDVTPSGAIGRCSAYRVSFGAMFWPTMRTALKYMERQGVPVDVRDSRWLGFTVLEEPDFGRPMQHVFFSLRQDEDLWFPELYLVNVLIHNRIVNLHQLTSEFFSLLRRAHEDVNVAALTELFGAKLQVCSNPCSRLKNAQDRATKNLNLLFHGSSRKLGDFNAEVRRLIITPTRTYCMPPQLERSNRVTRHYHQLSDRFLRVAFVDEGMLPLNANALSLQVVPLVKDLMSSPTQQMTTVYRRVQTILTEGFTMCGRKYSFLAFSTSQLKQKSAWFFAEDGTTTVASMKEWMGQFPIRNPAKHAARMGLCFTSSYATVTMQPCEVDEYLEDVIHNGYNFSDGIGMITQDLALEVAKRLQLTDIYAPSTYQIRYAGFKGVVAVSTGQNDGMRMSLRPSMRKFESAHSVLEVLSWTKFQPSFLNRQIITLLTSLGVPDAVFWQMQEAMLGNLKRILSDNNVAYEVVTNSCPEHGSTAGLMLSAGFAPATEPHLRAMLLAICASQMQGLLDKTRIFVPKGRWLMGCLDELGILEQGQCFIQVSTPSLNNCYVNRGSIFPSEYKNNAEIIVGTVVMAKNPCLHPGDVRILEAVDVPELHHLVDCLVFPQKGERPHANEASGSDLDGDIYFVTWDENLVPPGRQSGTPMDYFPAKTKQLPREVHQSDIIDFYLESMVNDNLGRICNAHVVHADRSDDGAMDPKCIQLAKLAAIAVDSAKTGEIVRMPPSLSPKEYPDFMGKGDAISYKSKKILGRLYRSILRENGDDFVSQGTCISNETPYDIDLEVPGALSFLEDAWQCKCLYEAQLNTLLSQYGLRSEAELVTGEIWPLVGYNKYQYQLKERINYAYSKLHQEFRSIFESIDISYCDNKNLAYEMKASAWYQVTYHPEFIRLREPDDEKTPARLSFAWIAVDYLAQIKKKCHGEMKVEEGRSAYIF